A region of Vigna radiata var. radiata cultivar VC1973A chromosome 6, Vradiata_ver6, whole genome shotgun sequence DNA encodes the following proteins:
- the LOC106764643 gene encoding putative 12-oxophytodienoate reductase 11 isoform X1 — MSRKEESKKVDEREVIPLLNPYKMGNFNLSHRIVLAPLTRTRSYNFVAQPHAVLYYSQRATKGGFLIGEASGISPTAQGYPNTPGIWTREQLEAWKPIVSAVHEKGAIFFCQLWHAGRVSNSQYQPDGEAPISSTEKRLRKDIGNNKATADRYTTPRRVRTDEILKLVNDFVIAAKNAIEAGFDGVEIHGANGYLLDQFLKDEVNDRDDEYGGSLENRCRFPLQVVKAVADEIGADKVGIRLSPFTDYNDCGDSNPQALGQYMAESLSEVGILYSHLIEPRMVTQFDKFHTEWSLTPIRKAFKGTFIVAGGYDRSEGNQAISSGAADLVAYGRLFLANPDLPARFELDAELNEPDSTTFYTHHPVIGYTDYPFLHHI; from the exons ATGAGCAGGaaagaagaaagcaaaaaaGTGGATGAAAGAGAGGTTATACCCCTGCTCAACCCATACAAGATGGGGAATTTTAATCTATCTCACAG GATAGTGTTGGCACCGTTAACACGAACCAGGTCTTACAACTTCGTCGCTCAGCCTCATGCTGTTCTATATTATTCTCAGAGAGCAACTAAGGGTGGCTTCTTGATTGGGGAGGCCTCCGGGATCTCTCCTACAGCACAGGG GTACCCTAACACACCTGGAATTTGGACAAGAGAACAGCTGGAAGCTTGGAAACCCATTGTGAGCGCTGTTCATGAAAAGGGAgctattttcttttgtcaacTTTGGCACGCCGGAAGAGTCTCTAACTCTC AATACCAACCAGATGGCGAAGCCCCGATATCAAGCACAGAGAAGCGACTTCGTAAGGATATTGGCAATAATAAAGCAACAGCTGATAGATACACAACTCCTCGCCGGGTGAGAACCGATGAAATCCTCAAGCTTGTCAATGACTTCGTCATTGCTGCTAAAAATGCCATCGAAGCGG GTTTTGATGGAGTGGAGATACACGGAGCGAACGGGTACCTACTGGACCAGTTTCTGAAGGATGAGGTGAACGACAGAGACGACGAATACGGAGGTAGCTTAGAAAACCGTTGCCGCTTCCCACTGCAAGTGGTGAAGGCAGTGGCCGATGAGATCGGAGCTGATAAGGTTGGGATTAGGCTCTCGCCATTCACTGATTATAACGATTGTGGAGACTCTAACCCTCAGGCATTGGGCCAATACATGGCTGAGTCATTGAGTGAAGTGGGGATTCTGTATAGTCACTTGATCGAGCCCAGGATGGTAACACAATTCGATAAGTTTCACACCGAATGGTCACTAACACCAATAAGGAAGGCCTTCAAGGGGACTTTTATTGTGGCTGGTGGGTACGATAGGAGTGAGGGAAACCAGGCTATATCTAGCGGCGCCGCCGATTTGGTCGCTTATGGACGCCTGTTTTTGGCCAATCCAGATCTCCCCGCAAGATTTGAATTGGATGCCGAGTTAAACGAACCCGATTCCACCACCTTTTACACGCATCACCCTGTTATTGGATATACGGATTATCCTTTTCTTCACCATATATAG
- the LOC106764643 gene encoding putative 12-oxophytodienoate reductase 11 isoform X2, with protein sequence MKERLYPCSTHTRWGILIYLTVLAPLTRTRSYNFVAQPHAVLYYSQRATKGGFLIGEASGISPTAQGYPNTPGIWTREQLEAWKPIVSAVHEKGAIFFCQLWHAGRVSNSQYQPDGEAPISSTEKRLRKDIGNNKATADRYTTPRRVRTDEILKLVNDFVIAAKNAIEAGFDGVEIHGANGYLLDQFLKDEVNDRDDEYGGSLENRCRFPLQVVKAVADEIGADKVGIRLSPFTDYNDCGDSNPQALGQYMAESLSEVGILYSHLIEPRMVTQFDKFHTEWSLTPIRKAFKGTFIVAGGYDRSEGNQAISSGAADLVAYGRLFLANPDLPARFELDAELNEPDSTTFYTHHPVIGYTDYPFLHHI encoded by the exons ATGAAAGAGAGGTTATACCCCTGCTCAACCCATACAAGATGGGGAATTTTAATCTATCTCACAG TGTTGGCACCGTTAACACGAACCAGGTCTTACAACTTCGTCGCTCAGCCTCATGCTGTTCTATATTATTCTCAGAGAGCAACTAAGGGTGGCTTCTTGATTGGGGAGGCCTCCGGGATCTCTCCTACAGCACAGGG GTACCCTAACACACCTGGAATTTGGACAAGAGAACAGCTGGAAGCTTGGAAACCCATTGTGAGCGCTGTTCATGAAAAGGGAgctattttcttttgtcaacTTTGGCACGCCGGAAGAGTCTCTAACTCTC AATACCAACCAGATGGCGAAGCCCCGATATCAAGCACAGAGAAGCGACTTCGTAAGGATATTGGCAATAATAAAGCAACAGCTGATAGATACACAACTCCTCGCCGGGTGAGAACCGATGAAATCCTCAAGCTTGTCAATGACTTCGTCATTGCTGCTAAAAATGCCATCGAAGCGG GTTTTGATGGAGTGGAGATACACGGAGCGAACGGGTACCTACTGGACCAGTTTCTGAAGGATGAGGTGAACGACAGAGACGACGAATACGGAGGTAGCTTAGAAAACCGTTGCCGCTTCCCACTGCAAGTGGTGAAGGCAGTGGCCGATGAGATCGGAGCTGATAAGGTTGGGATTAGGCTCTCGCCATTCACTGATTATAACGATTGTGGAGACTCTAACCCTCAGGCATTGGGCCAATACATGGCTGAGTCATTGAGTGAAGTGGGGATTCTGTATAGTCACTTGATCGAGCCCAGGATGGTAACACAATTCGATAAGTTTCACACCGAATGGTCACTAACACCAATAAGGAAGGCCTTCAAGGGGACTTTTATTGTGGCTGGTGGGTACGATAGGAGTGAGGGAAACCAGGCTATATCTAGCGGCGCCGCCGATTTGGTCGCTTATGGACGCCTGTTTTTGGCCAATCCAGATCTCCCCGCAAGATTTGAATTGGATGCCGAGTTAAACGAACCCGATTCCACCACCTTTTACACGCATCACCCTGTTATTGGATATACGGATTATCCTTTTCTTCACCATATATAG
- the LOC106763789 gene encoding probable serine/threonine-protein kinase PBL21, whose protein sequence is MNCFCSGTRRKDVGIESSLASNSKTKVKRAAATSYSFRELAAAAKGFNQENLIGEGGFGKVYKGRLSTGQLVAIKQLRLDGETHQGNREFVTEVLMLSLLHHSNLVKLYGYCTHGDQRLLVYEYMPMGSLEQHLSEKKPLSWRTRLMIGVGAARGLQYLHCIANPPVIYRDLKSANILLDSNLHPKLSDFGLAKLGPVGDNTHVSTRVMGTYGYCAPEYAMSGKLTLKSDIYCFGVVLLELITGRKAMDVTKKQREQSLVAWARPYLSDRRKVTQIVDPLLQGNYPLRCLHNAIAITAMCLQEQPNLRPSISDIVIALEYLASESVSEVSRHRPRSPPRQSLSQSDIQTDPH, encoded by the exons ATGAACTGCTTTTGTTCTGGTACTCGTCGGAAGGATGTGGGCATCGAGAGCAGTTTAGCGTCAAACTCAAAGACAAAGGTGAAGAGAGCGGCTGCAACGAGTTACAGTTTTCGCGAGCTTGCAGCGGCGGCGAAGGGTTTTAACCAAGAGAACTTGATCGGGGAAGGAGGTTTTGGAAAGGTGTACAAGGGACGTCTCTCTACAGGACAGCTTGTGGCCATAAAACAATTACGTCTAGATGGTGAAACTCATCAGGGTAATCGGGAATTTGTGACGGAGGTTCTTATGTTGAGCCTCCTACACCATTCAAATCTTGTTAAATTGTATGGCTACTGCACCCATGGGGATCAAAGGCTTTTGGTATACGAATACATGCCCATGGGAAGCCTGGAACAACATCTCTCAGAGAAGAAACCACTGAGTTGGAGAACTCGACTGATGATTGGGGTGGGGGCTGCTCGGGGACTCCAGTATCTACACTGTATAGCGAATCCTCCTGTTATCTACCGGGACTTGAAATCTGCCAACATCTTGCTAGACAGCAATCTGCACCCAAAACTCTCTGACTTTGGGCTTGCGAAGCTAGGACCCGTTGGAGACAATACCCATGTTTCCACCAGAGTCATGGGAACATATGGGTACTGCGCTCCGGAGTATGCCATGAGTGGGAAATTAACTCTTAAATCTGATATCTACTGCTTTGGCGTCGTCTTGCTGGAGCTGATCACCGGACGCAAGGCCATGGATGTCACTAAGAAACAACGGGAGCAAAGCCTGGTTGCATGG GCTCGACCATATTTGAGCGACCGGAGAAAGGTTACGCAGATTGTTGACCCTCTTCTGCAAGGAAACTACCCTTTACGGTGTTTGCATAATGCGATTGCTATCACTGCAATGTGCCTACAGGAGCAACCCAATCTTCGTCCCTCCATAAGTGACATTGTTATTGCGTTGGAGTACCTTGCCTCTGAAAGTGTCTCTGAAGTCTCCAGGCACCGCCCACGCAGCCCACCACGCCAATCACTCTCACAATCCGATATCCAAACAGACCCACACTAG
- the LOC106764998 gene encoding catalase-3 gives MDPYKNRPSSAFNSHIWTTNSGAPIWNNNSSLTVGSRGPILLEDYHLVEKLANFDRERIPERVVHARGASAKGFFEVTHDISHLTCADFLRAPGVQTPLIVRFSTVIHERGSPETLRDPRGFAVKFYTREGNFDLVGNNFPVFFVRDGLKFPDMVHALKPNPKSHIQENWRILDFFSHHPESLHMFSFLFDDVGIPQDYRHMDGFGVNTYTLISKAGKPHYVKFHWKASCGEKCLLDEEAIRVGGSNHSHATQDLYDSIAAGNYPEWKLYIQTMDPEHEDRFDFDPLDVTKIWPEDVLPLQPVGRMVLNKNIDNFFAENEQLAFCPAIVVPGIYYSDDKLLQTRIFSYADSQRHRLGPNYLQIPANAPKCAHHNNHHEGFMNFMHRDEEVNYFPSRFDPVRHAERVPIPPRSLDGKREKCIIEKENNFKQPGERYRSWASDRQERFLRRWVDALSEPRVTHEIRSIWISYWSQADRSLGQKIASHLNLKPSI, from the exons ATGGATCCCTACAAG AATCGCCCATCAAGCGCTTTCAATTCTCACATCTGGACCACAAATTCCGGTGCCCCCATCTGGAACAATAACTCGTCGCTCACGGTTGGATCAAGAG GTCCAATTCTTCTGGAGGATTATCATCTGGTGGAGAAGCTTGCAAACTTCGACAGGGAAAGGATCCCTGAGCGAGTCGTCCATGCGAGGGGAGCCAGCGCAAAGGGTTTCTTTGAAGTCACGCATGACATCTCTCACCTCACCTGTGCTGACTTCCTTCGCGCACCTGGAGTTCAGACTCCCCTCATCGTCCGCTTCTCCACCGTCATCCACGAGCGTGGCAGCCCTGAAACCTTGAGGGATCCCAGAGGATTTGCCGTCAAATTTTACACCAGAGAGGGTAACTTCGATCTCGTCGGAAACAACTTCCCCGTCTTTTTCGTCCGTGATGGCCTCAAGTTCCCCGACATGGTCCATGCCCTGAAACCTAATCCCAAGTCTCACATCCAGGAGAACTGGAGGATCCTCGATTTCTTCTCCCACCATCCCGAAAGCCTTCACATGTTCTCCTTCTTATTCGACGACGTAGGTATCCCCCAGGATTACAGGCACATGGATGGCTTCGGTGTCAACACATATACCCTCATCAGCAAAGCTGGCAAACCTCACTATGTCAAATTCCATTGGAAAGCCTCCTGTGGTGAAAAGTGTCTCTTGGATGAAGAGGCCATCAGAGTCGGAGGATCCAACCATAGTCATGCCACCCAAGACCTTTACGATTCCATTGCTGCTGGAAACTATCCTGAGTGGAAACTTTATATCCAAACAATGGATCCTGAACACGAAGACAGGTTTGACTTTGACCCACTTGATGTAACTAAGATCTGGCCTGAGGATGTTTTGCCCCTCCAGCCGGTTGGCCGCATGGTCTTGAATAAGAACATCGATAACTTCTTTGCCGAGAACGAACAACTTGCATTTTGCCCTGCCATTGTTGTCCCTGGCATTTACTACTCCGATGATAAATTGCTTCAGACTCGGATATTCTCCTATGCCGATAGTCAGAGACACAGACTTGGTCCCAATTATCTGCAGATTCCTGCTAATGCACCCAAGTGTGCCCATCACAACAATCACCATGAAGGTTTCATGAATTTCATGCACAGGGATGAAGAG GTCAATTACTTCCCTTCAAGGTTTGATCCTGTTCGGCATGCAGAAAGGGTTCCCATTCCTCCTCGAAGCCTAGATGGGAAGCGTGAAAAG TGTATAATTGAGAAGGAGAACAACTTTAAGCAACCTGGAGAGAGATACCGATCCTGGGCCTCTGACAG GCAAGAAAGATTTCTCCGCCGATGGGTTGATGCTTTGTCTGAACCACGTGTCACCCACGAAATCCGCAGCATCTGGATATCATACTGGTCTCAG GCTGATCGTTCTCTTGGACAAAAGATAGCATCTCACCTGAATTTGAAGCCAAGCATCTAA
- the LOC106764878 gene encoding BTB/POZ domain-containing protein At2g30600, with the protein MSAMFLTVPPFECAWREDLKFREAGRGCVAFEAFACNDVTLVFRENVGSQGYHYKRDSSPHYTIILGSHRNRRLRIEVNGKTVVDVAGVGLCCSSSFQSYWISIYDGLISIGNGKYPFQDVVFQWLDSCPNCNVQYIGLSSWDKHVKYRNVNVLSLTNTHMPLSKHVVFGDYQVEDELDAADSFSYKHMDYDKWGLKNFLESWDLSDVLFIVGEEQKPVPSHKAILAASGNFPVYSSSFVINIPTVPYPLFHALLHYIYVGWTQIPQEQLGSLRALSIQFEVMPLVKQCEETMERLKLDKKLLDTGKNVELTYPSIRPHCSTLPSLPISIHQLKQLKLTGQFSDVSIYIESYGLIAQAHKIVLSLWSIPFARMFTNGMSESVSSEVTLRDVPPEAFRAMLDCLYDGQLQDKVIDSGALLLQLLLLADQFGVTFLQQECCKMLLECLSEDSVCPLLQVVSSIPSCRLIKESLQRRISMNFDYYTSASTDFVLLDEATLINIIKHPDLTVTSEEKVLNAILMFGMNSKELFGWEVVDALIVNSRPELLFGERLQLVHDLLPFVRFPLLQYSLLEKLQNSNIGQHIPVFQNLVNEAINFVKCGLAGLENEENVRFQHRRSSYKELQYICDGDDHGVLYFAGTSYGEHPWVNPLLAEPRKITITASSPHSRYTDPKVLVSRTYQGTCFAGPRLENGQNCTWWMVDLGQDHQLMCNYYTLRQDGSKAFPRCWNIQGSQEGKSWTNLRVHENDRSICKPGQFASWPIVGPNALLPFRYFRVVLTGPTTDATNPWNFCICYLELYGYFL; encoded by the exons ATGTCGGCCATGTTTCTGACCGTGCCGCCATTCGAGTGCGCCTGGAGAGAGGATTTGAAATTCCGGGAAGCAGGTCGAGGTTGTGTGGCCTTTGAAGCATTCGCCTGCAATGATGTTACCCTGGTTTTCCGAGAGAATGTGGGAAGCCAGGGCTACCATTATAAAAGAGATAGCAGTCCTCACTATACAATCATATTGGGGAGTCACAGGAATCGCCGACTCAGAATCGAGGTCAATGGAAAAACTGTTGTCGACGTCGCAGGGGTTGGCCTTTGCTGCTCCTCCTCCTTTCAGAGTTACTGGATCAGCATCTACGATGGCTTGATTAGCATAGGCAACGGCAAATACCCTTTCCAGGATGTTGTTTTCCAGTGGTTGGATTCTTGTCCCAATTGTAATGTTCAGTATATTGGCCTCAGCAGCTGGGACAAACATGTGAAGTATAGAAATGTAAATGTCTTGTCCTTAACAAACACTCATATGCCCCTTTCGAAGCATGTTGTTTTTGGTGATTATCAAGTGGAGGATGAGCTTGATGCGGCAGACTCTTTCAGTTACAAACACATGGATTATGACAAATGGGGGCTAAAAAATTTCCTCGAGAGTTGGGACTTGTCTGATGTGTTATTCATAGTTGGTGAAGAGCAGAAGCCCGTTCCTTCTCACAAGGCAATTTTAGCTGCATCTGGAAACTTTCCTGTGTACTCCTCCTCATTTGTCATCAACATACCTACTGTACCGTATCCGCTTTTCCATGCACTGCTTCACTACATCTACGTGGGCTGGACCCAG ATTCCACAGGAACAACTTGGTTCTTTGAGGGCTTTAAGTATACAGTTTGAAGTGATGCCACTGGTGAAGCAGTGTGAAGAGACCATGGAACGGTTAAAGCTAGATAAGAAGTTGTTGGACACGGGAAAGAATGTGGAGCTAACGTATCCATCTATCCGACCTCATTGTTCAACTTTGCCCTCACTTCCTATTAGCATTCATCAATTGAAACAATTGAAATTAACCGGCCAGTTCAGTGACGTAAGCATCTACATTGAGAGTTATGGGCTCATTGCACAAGCACATAAAATTGTTCTCAGCTTATGGAGTATCCCCTTTGCTCGG ATGTTCACAAATGGAATGAGTGAAAGCGTTTCCTCGGAGGTTACTTTAAGGGATGTGCCACCAGAAGCTTTCAGGGCTATGCTTGACTGTTTATATGATGGGCAGTTGCAAGACAAAGTTATAGATTCTGGTGCTTTGTTGCTCCAACTCCTTTTATTAGCTGATCAATTTGGAGTGACTTTTCTTCAACAAGAATGCTGCAAAATGCTTTTAGAATGTCTCTCAGAG GACTCTGTATGTCCACTCCTCCAAGTGGTTTCATCAATCCCATCGTGCCGACTTATTAAAGAATCATTGCAGAGGAGAATTTCCATGAACTTTGACTATTATACCAGTGCGAGTACTGACTTTGTTTTGTTAGATGAGGCAACTTTAATCAATATCATTAAG CATCCGGATCTGACAGTAACATCTGAAGAGAAAGTTCTTAATGCAATTCTAATGTTTGGCATGAATTCTAAAGAGTTGTTTGGGTGGGAAGTGGTGGATGCGTTAATAGTAAATTCAAGACCCGAACTCCTTTTTGGTGAGAGGCTTCAGTTAGTCCATGACTTATTGCCGTTCGTGAGATTTCCACTGCTACAATATTCCTTACTTGAGAAG TTGCAGAATAGCAACATTGGTCAGCATATCCCTGTTTTCCAAAATCTT GTTAATGAAGCaatcaattttgttaaatgtGGGCTGGCAGGGCTAGAAAACGAAGAGAA TGTTCGATTCCAACATAGACGGTCCAGTTATAAGGAACTCCAGTATATTTGCGATGGGGATGACCACGGAGTTCTGTACTTTGCTGGCACATCCTATGGTGAACACCCTTGGGTTAATCCTCTTTTGGCAGAG CCGAGGAAAATTACCATAACAGCAAGCAGCCCCCACTCAAGATACACTGATCCCAAGGTTTTGGTCTCTAGAACCTACCAG GGAACATGTTTTGCTGGGCCCCGCTTGGAAAACGGGCAGAATTGTACCTGGTGGATGGTTGATCTTGGCCAAGATCATCAG CTTATGTGCAACTACTATACCCTAAGGCAGGACGGTTCCAAGGCCTTCCCCAGATGTTGGAACATTCAG GGCTCACAGGAGGGAAAGAGCTGGACGAATTTGAGGGTCCATGAAAATGATCGGAGCATATGTAAGCCGGGTCAGTTTGCTTCTTGGCCCATAGTTGGCCCCAACGCTCTGCTTCCCTTCAGGTATTTCCGGGTTGTTCTCACTGGACCCACCACCGATGCCACCAATCCCTGGAATTTCTGCATTTGTTACTTGGAACTCTATGGCTACTTCCTCTGA